A genomic region of Raphanus sativus cultivar WK10039 chromosome 6, ASM80110v3, whole genome shotgun sequence contains the following coding sequences:
- the LOC108808094 gene encoding uncharacterized protein LOC108808094 — protein MASLNKPGPLNGAEYESIRELWGVPYEAVIDYPNGDTPENVRPGYCGAFMSHFRDGFMSLPIPSFLLEILAELGLAFTQITLTFWRYVLTTFVRGREEGLEFGRSVISGIPNKDVNWTDKFFVFKIDPVTVGDFDFSRIPMKWNENVELFGSSSLTPELRVLIAALRRGECHWSSFNSERIRAAYALPPGLNHGVPIPLAEPIRPRRDQKGKGVKRVEPPAEPSDANSDSVPLKRARGTLERRVLRSSSQAQSPVVLATPVSVVRLVRSDQPESRVPGETDAGGEIASKVQRRRLILGEETSGDPSASSSEPSKQDPGEGTSRLRPINLLSDYRSGSPMTFSYDVDAPILENPEQLASIWRKLRNPSCELPPLEHMRGRDAYVQMAVANDKAMEDNNEYAALMKERLSSEQQRAKEVEDLKVLLTASAAEKVTLEGDLESLKTKFKREAELREKRLEGRGELLARETIRRRKAESAAEIRLQEVRAKIEALTEYGEGDFDLEEELDRLKSLETSVEIDYGLPVVSDDSLRGLDLPQVSGDLVNQGG, from the exons ATGGCGTCACTAAACAAGCCAGGCCCGCTTAACGGAGCCGAATACGAGTCCATCCGGGAACTTTGGGGAGTTCCGTACGAAGCCGTCATCGATTATCCGAATGGGGATACTCCGGAGAATGTGAGACCGGGGTACTGTGGAGCTTTCATGTCCCATTTTCGTGATGGTTTCATGTCATTACCTATTCCTTCATTCCTACTCGAGATTCTAGCGGAGCTGGGATTGGCGTTTACTCAGATCACCCTGACCTTCTGGCGTTACGTCTTGACGACGTTCGTTCGGGGCAGAGAGGAAGGGCTGGAGTTTG GCCGCTCAGTTATTAGCGGCATTCCTAATAAAGATGTCAATTGGACGGACAAGTTTTTTGTCTTCAAGATCGACCCGGTGACGGTTGGGGATTTTGACTTTTCTCGGATCCCGATGAAGTGGAATGAGAACGTTG AGTTGTTTGGCAGCTCGAGTTTGACTCCGGAGTTACGAGTTTTAATCGCGGCGCTTCGTCGAGGCGAGTGCCATTGGTCTAGTTTTAACTCGGAAAGGATTCGTGCTGCTTATGCTTTGCCTCCTGGCCTTAATCACGGCGTTCCCATCCCACTTGCGGAGCCGATCCGTCCTCGAAGAGATCAGAAGGGGAAAG GGGTGAAGAGGGTGGAACCTCCTGCGGAACCTTCAGATGCTAATTCTGACTCCGTGCCCTTGAAACGGGCTCGGGGGACTCTGGAAAGACGGGTACTTCGATCGAGCTCCCAGGCTCAGTCTCCGGTTGTTCTGGCTACACCGGTTTCTGTGGTTCGCCTAGTTCGCAGTGACCAACCGGAGTCTCGAGTTCCAGGTGAGACGGATGCCGGTGGAGAAATTGCTTCCAAGGTTCAGCGACGTCGTCTAATTTTGGGGGAGGAGACGTCCGGAGATCCCAGCGCATCGAGCTCGGAGCCTTCGAAGCAAGACCCAGGAGAGGGTACTTCACGGCTTAGACCGATCAATCTTCTTTCGGATTATCGGAGTGGCTCTCCGATGACGTTCTCGTATGACGTCGATGCTCCGATTCTGGAGAATCCTGAACAACTTGCATCCATCTGGCGAAAATTAAGGAATCCTTCTTGCGAGCTCCCTCCCTTGGAACATATGCGAGGTCGTGATGCTTATGTTCAGATGGCTGTTGCAAATGACAAG GCTATGGAGGATAACAACGAGTACGCTGCTTTGATGAAAGAGCGGTTG TCGAGCGAGCAGCAGCGAGCGAAGGAGGTCGAAGACCTGAAGGTGCTACTGACGGCTAGTGCAGCGGAGAAGGTCACGCTTGAGGGGGACCTTGAATCTTTGAAGACGAAGTTTAAGCGAGAGGCTGAGTTGCGAGAAAAGCGGCTCGAAGGGAGAGGCGAGCTGCTT GCGAGGGAGACTATCCGGAGGAGGAAAGCGGAAAGCGCTGCGGAGATACGCTTGCAAGAGGTTCGTGCGAAGATCGAGGCTTTAACTGAATACGGGGAAGGCGATTTTGATCTCGAGGAGGAGCTGGATCGTCTTAAGAGCCTGGAGACGTCGGTGGAGATCGATTATGGCCTGCCTGTGGTGTCGGATGACTCTCTTAGGGGTCTCGACCTTCCTCAGGTCTCTGGTGATTTGGTCAATCAAGGAGGTTGA